The region ACTCCTCAGTGTCCGtaagcgcactcatgacacttatagattttactctgtctaacgacagacgattttactcgtcaatggggaacccctcggacactgaggggttaacaACGCCAAAAACTATGTACCcgttaacccctcagtgtccgtaagcgcactcatgacacttatagattttactctgtctaacgccagacgattttattcATCAATAGGGAACCActcggacactgaggggttaacaACGCCAAAAACTATGTACCcgttaacccctcagtgtccgtaagcgcactcatgacacttatagattttactctgtctaacgccagacgattttattcATCAATAGGGAACCActcggacactgaggggttaacaACGCCAAAAACTATGTACCcgttaacccctcagtgtccgtaagcgcactcatgacacttacagattttactctgtctaacgccagacgattttactcgtcaatggggaacccctcggacactgaggggttaagtAATGGCTCATTGAAAGTACAGTGACCcagttaattaattaattgattaattaattaaattatttacaacacGCCACGCATTGCAATTACAAACACTATTTGATATACTGTTCAGCATATCACTCATTTCGCACTTTCACTTATTACAAGAGAAGGGACAAGGCGCACTAGCGGCATACAAATCAAACCCTTATTTATCGagacgataaaaaaaaaagaagaggcAGTTAAGGTTCAAGAACTCGGATAAGAGGAACACGTGCCTCTTTCGTACGAtcaaattatattaaaaagGTTTCAACttcatttcatatttaatATATTACACTCGTaagtaataaaaatactactaataatattaataatttataatcaTGATGTTTAACTCTCGCATTAAATTCAGTTAACTTGCCTTTTAATTCACTTAATTTGCTTTCAAAGTTTCAAGTTACTTCGCAACATATTGAATCCATGATTCATTCTTTAGCTTCATAGTCAAATAATTATCTCTATACATTATATATTTACCATATCTCTCAGGTACTAAGAgggctgtgattggttgattcagCGGTCCGTATTCTAAAGTACGGACGACTTGACTTCGTGGTGTTCTGTCCAGCTCAATTCAGTTTCCAAGAGATAAAACAAACATCTAACCAACCTGGTTTTCTCAGTGAgtctgtactgtaagttatagcaccttgttttttccaGTTCAATTCTTGGCCCTCGTGCTTCGCGCTCAGCGGGCACtttttctcgaaagtcccgaaacttttcgggtgcatttcgggtgacataattctctttgtatcttcaaaactaaggcgtctcgaggcacgaaactttgcagttacttttatttttattccctttacaacatattaaaagaccagctttacagaataagcaggtcagAGTTtcacgaatggcttttcgggactttcaagaaacgggccccaggtcaTCAGTTGAAGTAGAAAAAACGCAGTCCGTAACTCACAGTGCAGCCCtcgaactcggttagtaagaagTCTATACATCATCAACTTTTACAAATGTCAAGTTTGCTGTGCAGCAAACGCTACGTGTAAATTTATTCTTTTACATTGATATTTACCGACGTAGCAGTTTGTGCAATGTCTTACAGTTTCAAATAACCTCAGTCTACAGTCAAAAGGACATCCAATCTTCCCTTCAAATTTTAATGAGCGCGAAAAATTTCGCCTTGCATTCCCTTGGAGAATTGAAACGGAGTTCTcacttaattaaattaaattttaaggtTACTCCCACTTCATATCTCTAAAGACCGGAACAACATTTTAACCGTCGAAAGCCTTTTAACTGTCACAAGCTTATTATAGAActggatgaaaacaaacagtGGATCCTAAGGAAAGCTTATTATACCTCATTTATCCCCGTTCTTAGCATCCCATCTGTGGTATATACTCTGCACTATGTGAAATTTGTTGATTCCTATCCTGCCTCGGAGGAGAACAACTGAAAAGTTTCCTTGGAGaaaatgcaatgcattttagttttttgcagtttttgctcCTTTTCAGTTCAGAGGCTAACGTAAGTTCAGACTCAACTGACTTTGACTGCGCATGCGTTTGTTTTAATGCTTCATGTGTGAAGCCACTGATCAGAGATATGTAGGTCGAGTCTGGCTTGCGGACATGTGAAGTTTGCGTCTGTGCAACTTTGGATATGTTGTGAACCTGTTCTCTTGCGTTTCTTTCTGCGCTATTTGTTTCAGCTCGATGcggtgaaatttgaaatttacagGGTAGTTTGTCACCAACCGGATTTCCTGCAACGGGCTTTGTCAACCGGCAATGACCCTGTGCTTTAGAAGAGCTGTCCACCGATGATAACGTTGCTCTTAGTAAGTTAATCCTATTGAATAGTTCATGTGAGACTTTGTTATTATCATTCCAGTCGAATGACTGCCGCTGGTACGGCGCTTTTTTCGGAGATTTTTCCTCTCCAataatttcttcttcctcaAGAACACATGGCAGTGGATTCAGACGCTTGATCAAAGGAAACGAGTTGGAACGGGGCCGAAAATTCTTGAGTTTGATCCCAGTGAAATCCGCTAGAACCAAAGTGGATCTAAGTGAGTTGATTTTACAAAGCAATTCCTGTGAGAGGCTTTCACCCGTCCAGTTGACTTTCTGAACCGCTAGTTGAGAAACGTTTGGGAGTTTTCCTGACGAAGGCGCTTCTTCTAGCGATTCGTCCTCTTCCAGGACTCGAGGCAATGGATTCCAACGCTTAATAAATGGGAAGGAGTTTGAACGAGGGCGAGGCCAGGCTACACAGCTTACCTGCTGTACATATGATCGAGACATCTTTGTAGTGAAAGCTTTTCGGTGAAGTACTTGATGACTTTGGTTGTCAGATAAATGGTCTCTCCCTTTAAACCTCTTCAAACTGTTTTCGTCCGTGAGAACATTATTTTCGGCCAATTTTCTTGAGAAAAGCTTCATTCCTGCAACGGAAAGCACAGTATTTGGCAAATGGCAATAAACAAGAATATTATATACCCCTAAACAGACTTAGCTGTCAACCGCAATAGGCCCCTCGGCTCAGTGTCAAAGTACACACTCAGCTAAAAGGATTAACTTCGTCGGTTTTAGTCTGTGCACGCATTCAATTCATGGAGTACAGGCTGTTCTGTTTTGCCAGTTTGATTTTGTTACGACGTTAACTCTGAGGTCACATGAATTAATCGAGACTACACCGTTTCATAAATGTTGCAGCGCTAGAGAGGAAACGCTAACGTCATGAACACGCTTCACGCAGACGTTGTTATTCGTATGCTTTACTGAAAGTAAAGTAACACAAATTTAGTGAGGTTAGCAATCCATGAGTCACATGGCTGATCCGGGATAGCTTCACGAATTTTTCATTCTGATATTTGGTTAAAGGATTATTATCTTCACTTCAACGTTTTCGGCACGAGGTTGGAATGACATGCGCACGCCCCATTCATTCATAGCACTAGCTATTCGGAGTGCAATAGCTCGTGCCCCGTTACGTCATCAATGCAAATCgtatattaaatattaaagTGGTTCAAACATGGAAATAAAACACGTGTTTTTCTTTCGGATAGCCGGCAGCAACTTGTTGCATAAGTTTCCTCTGAGCTTATTTTTAAGGGTTGTAGCTTTTCACTTGCAAATAAAGTTCATTTGGGAAATTGGtatatttattaaaatttagGTACGTGACACGTCAGCTCTCTATGTTGACAGTAAATTACCGCAACCGATGCATTCTCTTTACTCAGTGCAAACTAGGTGATTgtaagaaagcaaaaattaatttgccatTCCAGCCTTGTCCTTCTCCATCATCTGTCCTGTGTCTTACTGCACTGATAAAAACGGCTATATAATACGTATTTTGGGATTGTATCATGAGTTTAGTTGTCGTGACTTGAGCATCTCATGTATATACACAAAAATAATCACTtgaaaatgtgattttttGTGTATGTACTTGAGACTGGTGGCGTGGTACAAAAAATAACACTAGCTAAAATGGAGAAGTcttttaagtaaaaaaaaaaagaaagaaaaaaaaaagaaaaaaacactgcCTTCCTGCACGTATAAACAGGAATTTGATGTTGAAAAGAATGCATGACAGACCATGAAATGAACATTGTCGATAAAAAGCGTTCATCCGGACTAAGATGGATACATGACCTCACATTACAGTAAAAtgagaaacaataaaaagagaaattatAACTTGTTAATTCAGATTTTAAATGCAGGTAAATATAGACCAACCATGTCGAAAACGAAACAATGGATTGGCCGATTATGCAAGCAAACCAACGTTTGTAATGTAAATATTTGAGCtttcaaataattcttttGCATCATTTATAGGATATAGGCATCGACGGTCTAAATTGAACCGGTTCAATTGCGGAACATTAAATCATTTATTCAAATTTCTCTTGAAGATTTGAACCGAGCCTGCTAACTACAGGAAGAGGTTCCTCTCTAGGATATCTTCGAATTTCGGCGCGTTCATTTATACGACAGAGCATACACCGGTACCTGGGCAGTCATGGTTTTGCTTCACGTGTGTCGCTCTCAGTCCTTTAGGTTAAATGCAGAGAATGCCTTGTAATCACACACAAGACagatatttttaacattttctaAGTTTTGTATAATTGCCTCGAAGCTGAACAATATTTCCGGCgccaagaacaaaaaaaataaaatttaaaaatgcatttaaGAATACATGAAATGGCTGCACGTGTCGAAGGAAATAAAATATCCTcaccttgaaatatttcttcagCTTCTTTAGCAGCCGTTGTCATTCCTCGAGAGCACGGCGATTTTGCTGCCGTTTAGATGCGAACTATTGACTGACGTGATGAACAGAAACACGGCttgatattttcaatttacagaTCTTTGACAGTTACCGACAGACGAAACAATAAAGGATTGACAAGTGTATGTCATGACCACCCACTTTAATAAGGAGAAGAGTCCGACCATTTCGTAGCGCGATCAATATGCATGCCTTCTCGTCCTATATCCGATGTCCTATTTTGTTAGTCACAGATCAAATGAGATAATATTGGTAGACTATGTTTTAAGGTTTTATAGACTAAAATCGCAATTCCAATTGTTTCTGGCTCGAAAATCagcatttcttttcttttttgcgtAATTTGCTCTTCAATTCAGAATATTTTAACACAGTAAAAAGCTTGACACTTTTCCACATTTGCTGGCAAAGGGCCATTCCATATGCTCAAATGGTTGGAACAGAAAATAGCAAAGCCAAAATGTCTGGATTGTTACAAAATTTTTGGCGAGAATGACCTAGAGAATAATTATGTTGATTTCGCCTCACGCTTGATTAACGCCGCAGACAAAAATAGAATTGTTATGAATTCAACATGaaaagacaaggaaaaaatgaatttcaaagatgCGACGGAGCAGCAGGATGTTAAATTTTGATCACCTCGAGTAACAGAGCACCAAAAGACGTAGAAATTTTATTAGATCAGATAGATAAGGAAGTCACGGCTCAATAGTGCAGCATTTTTGAACACCAAAAGCCCTAACTGGGTagcaaaacttttttccttcagataGACTTCCGACTTCTCGAAATCTCACAAAAATGTATGTATTTGACGTTGCACAACACAGTACTTCGAAATATGTTTTGCAATCACGTTCTCTTATGTTAATCGTTTGTACTCTGAGATACCATGACACGTTCCTTtcgccttttttttcccttcccgCCGGTATCAATAATGATGTCAAACTAATTGTTCACTCTGCCAAGAGAAACATCACAAGCGTAGGCGAAATTTATTGTCAATTTTGCGCTCTTGGTTGGAGACCTTACCACCAATTAGAAACGCCTCCTTTAAATATCCGGCACGGAGTGTCTGGCTGATAAATGGGCTCTGACTATGTATTATAAGGACATGGAAAAttaattccttttctttgacgaaaaaaaaaacaatccaaATGAGCCCCTTAGGGTAGAACTCAATTCCTCCCTGGAGCTCTCGGagaataattttctttggaaATGTTGCCGCCAATTTCGCCGCTGATCTTCGTCAGTTGCTCTCATACGTGATCGTTTATATCTAAAGAACGTAAGCGAGATGGACTAATCTATTTGAtaagcaaagaaaagcaaatttcTCATTTAAGTTACTTAGAAAAACGGAGTCACTTTATCTCTTTTCTTTCCGCCTCGAATGAAACCGCTCGTGCGATTGGGTACGTGTTGACAGGACTATTAACTTCCTTAGCAACGTGATGCGTGATTGGATTTCGTTCAATAAGCGTTTCAACTTCTCCATCACGCGACCATATGACATGCATAGATGTCACGATTATCTTCAATGCAAAGTTAAGACTGAAACTCGACTTTTCTCCAGGGTGCAATCTGAAGACTAAAACTCCAACGAAAACATTATATTTATTTCTCTTCCTTAATCCAAAAACGTCTGTTTGAAACAATTTATGAATATGAACATTCTTTATCACGTTTATCCACAATAACTAAAATTTCTAAATGGGCTATCAGTGGAAATACATGTCAgcgagaaaattaaaattagaaAGCTTCCAAAAATACTTTTTGCGAAACACAAACAAAGGTCAACATTTCACTTTAAAAGTTGGCGGCTAAAATGATaagtaaacattttaaaagtaGTGTGTTTATCTCTGTTCTTGCTGGAAGTTGCGAAACGTTTCttaggttaaaaaaaaaaaaaaagaaagaaaaaaggaagaagaaacaGCGATTAGAAGAATTTCTCCCAGATGAAAGAATACTGAACTAAATCGCTTCATGTTCTTAAATTTAACCATAGTTAGTGGACTACGATTTAACAGACCTTACAAGGCATTGCTATTGTAATGTATTGATTCCTTTAGCGAAAGATTATGTATTATTACTATTGCACAATATTGCGTAACCTTATCCAACGTGAAATCACTGTGAAACTACGACACCCTTGACTCGACCATGTTAAAATACTCTTACGAAGTCACAGTGGAATTATCTTTGCATGTCAGTTGAATCGGTGGATAAACATTATGTAAGATATGTAACGTCTCTTTCACTAAtgtagaaaatgaaaacaatacatCTAACAGCTATAATTAAGATAGAACAAAGACGCatttcacatttatcaaaCAGAAAGATTCTCGGGAATTCACCGCTagaacaattttcattttttttgaaattagGAAATCAtcgaaatttaaaaagaatttcagaaattttagAAGAGGTGCGAAAGTTATCGGTGCCCACCTCAGTTCCCGTTTGATATATTTAGAATCTGTTAAGATATGTTGAAGACCGTGAGTAAACACTCTTTACTACAGGCGATTTTTGCAAAAGATTCAAATTAAGGGGGAACATCatctgtttttgcttttcaacttCCTTCAATTCTCCCGGAATCCTGGTGGTATGATTCATTATACTACCGTACTTTACTGCATTGAATTCTCCAAGTTGTCAAATGCAGATTATCCGTTTACACTTCTTTCAAAAACACATCTATCTTCATACATGGCTGTACGTGATGTTACTTTTACGATGTTGGGCGTTCATTTCCTCCAAAACAATAGAAAGCAATTTAAAACTTTTACTTTAAAGTAATTAAAAGGCATGAGGCCTGCACGACTGCggtattcttaaaaaaaaccaaaacaaaacaaaaaaaaaacttgactaGAGATAATTCTCGCCTTGACCTTGTTATGTCAACCAAAGAATAATGCAGAACGACAATAAACGTTCTCGATTCTCACATATTCTTCTCCCGGAGTGGCAATTCTTCCTGCCATCGGAAAGCTCTAGGGATGTGAGAATAGGTCCGCAGTGTGTATCAAGAAGGACTTCTGTACTAGACATTgacgcagaaaaaaaatattatgctTGATTTAATTTGGCCTTAACGTTGTATTTCCCCCCTTgactttgtatttttttttttctcaagcaTAACTATAGAAAACTCTGTTCTTCAAATCGTCATAACCTATTTTTGTTGCAACTCCAGAATAAGTTTATacgtaaaataaaatgttataaaaaatgtttcaaattttgaaaacacactggggaaaaaggaaaatttctttcattcagCACTTATCTTGGAACTAATTTCTTATCTGTGACACAACAGCCAAAATTTTGGCTTTAGACCTGAAAAGGATTtttattcttgaaaaaaaaaaaaaaaaacatatatatttagtatttaccaaatcagtggatagcaattttcgcgcgttttgattggctcccgtaactcggaatatccttggctattcactgttttgcgaacggagagaaaaatggcgcgtcgtttcgcgaaagtttcagaagaagaaattgtagccattaatgaagcggcattttttatccatctgatttggtaaatactaaaacaactatccccctcagggtcggtgaagagcggtggatatatatctcgtcgcttcgcgtctcggtatatatccaccactattcacctccccttcggggaatagttgtctaatatatatatataaaaaataggaaaaaggcaacaacaaaaacaagacagaTAAATACATTAGTATATTTAACTTTCATTTACTGaattatttattgtatttttttttgtgcactCCAACAACTTAATAGAAAGCTCTTCAACAACGAATCAGAGCTAAAACATGAATGAGAAATTCAACTGGATAATTTACTATTTAGTTTCTGCACAGGACTATTTAATAGTCAGGCTGTCCACTGCTTTTTAAACATACCTTTCCAGAAGATACCTGATTCCAAGGACAAAATCAGACATTTCGACTTAACTCTTTCCATCACGAAAGGAATAAAGCAGTTTCACTTCTTTCTGATAAGTGTTCTCTGCTTCACAAGGCGTTTCCAAAATCATTGGAATACCATTGAATCTTGGGTCCATCATCAATCGCCTGAATGCATTAATTCCAATCTTTCCCTTGCCAATATTCTCATGTCGATCCAAATGACAGCCCAGTTCCCCCTTAGAGTCATTCAAGTGAACTGCACGCAAGTATTTCAGGCCAATCACAGACTCAAATTCCTGCATCATTTTGTCAAAACCTCCATCTGAGGAAATGTCATATCCAGCAGCAAAGGCGTGACATGTGTCTATGCACACACCCACTCGTGACTTGTCTTCGACACGGTCAATGATCTCTCGCAGTTCTTCAAATTTACCACCAACCTGTCCAAATTAAGATCTGAGTTAACAGAACAAGGCAATGGAAAgctcacttgaaaaaaaatgagagccACCTTTAGAATCCACAATGAGAACAACTAACAGGACGAGTTTTCATCTCTGAGCGTGTCCATCATTGCTGTAGTATTCtcagagaaaaatttgcaCCCATACAATATAGTTGTACTCACTGTACTGTCTACTGTCTAATAACTGAAATCTAAATTTCAACACACCGACACATGGATGGGAAGAAGAAGTTCAAATGCTAGACAGGTTGCTAAGGGAAAGCCActgaaaatgagcaaaactATATTTGTTGTGAAGTACAAAATGGTCAGAGAAATTGTCTTCCATTACTTTAACCCAACATTGATTTCAAGAGAATTACTCTTGCCTTTGTTGAATTTATAGGTTCTTGCCCAATTACTTTGAGGGTCAATGTTCCTGAGTAGTATTTTTCCCCTATTGTTCACTGATGTCTTGTTTTCCTGTTATACAAGGTTCATAATAACTGCCTAAGTGCTCATCTGGGATTACTCTGTGTTGCCTGCATTGAAAGGCTGGCTCAGTTATTATCTAATTTACCTACCACCTCTGTGATTGTATGTAGGTAGAGTTTCAGTTGATCTAAATCTGATCTAAATGGATTATTCTCCGATTATACTCAGGTAATAATTTCCCCTCTGATCAAAAATTGACTAATGCAAGAATCCTCTACACGTCTACATGAAGGAGACATGCAATgatagataaataaatattaatttatcTTATTAAATATTACCAGTATTACTATTAAATATTATAACATATTATGTGtagatatcagtgtgataaagcaatgactaaaaatgatacccaTGAAGCAATATGACATCATTCCaatgcagtgaaatgatatcatatcacttcacggtttgaattgtccaatcaaatagactgTAATAATTTCGTTGGACCAATCAGGTTGcatgttatattttagctgacgcctggcgtcaaatttggtgggaagaattgctttgcagttttatcagcgctttcttgtacttcaacttggtggcttgattttttttgagcatgttatatgtaataaacaaattattacatgtttaGAGCCTGatgtcatttttattcactcattCTTAATACCATATCACTCATTCGCTTGAAGAGTCGCTCATTCGCGATATGGCATtcaaaactcgtgaataaaaacaatatcaggCCCTTAACATGCAATACAGtaatctatatttattttatgacATCTGATAATATCCATAGCATGCATATTCTGACTGATTAAAAGACGTCATATGTCATTAAGACACCAATGCTATaatttgagtttttgttttacctcCAGAGCAAATGTCCAATGAAGAATTACCAAACTTAGGCCCTGTTTACATGGAGGGATGGTAACCCTGCTAGGAGCATTACCCTTCTAAGAGGGTCATAAGATAGCTCCCTTTACATGTTGAGTGTTGTCCCTTGAGCAACCTCTATTAATTAGAAGCAAAGTCATGTTTATAAATGGCATGAATGCAACAGTAATCCAATAGTCTCAGGAGGGTAGCCCTACCTTGACCTATTACATGGTACAAAGGTTAACCCTTTAAGAAGAGCAATCCTACCAAGCAGATGGGGTAGGGTTACCCTACCTAGCATGTAAACGAAAATGGGAAAGACAATAGAAGAAGGTAACCCTCCAAGGAGGGTTATCCTCCCTCCACGTAAACAGGGCCTtggaaattaaataatttaatttaagcaGCCTTGTTTCAACATCTTCAGTAGATCTACTTTCAAAGACACATTtaattgaagaaatataaatttgTCTGCTtcatttaaatatattttttaattatttaaacaGAAGTGCACACTTGTTCTgcttaaaataaatataattttataaaagaaaaaaaaatactgtgtTTACACAGGATTTAAGAAAATTGGTGAGTTTGGGGGAAAATATTCAGGAGCAGGTACAAACATTTGCCCATCCCTATCATGTTTGCACAATATACTCTCAAATTCTTCCAAACTCACTATGGTTTGCATTATAGTCAGAGCCTGTGACAACACAATACAGTAGATGCATTTtacttcttttgctttttaccACTCACTGTATTTCCTTGGCAACTCATGTTTTCCAAAACAGTGACCACATGATTTGTCTGCAAGTGTGCTTCGTTAATGCTCTGTGCTATCCTATCAATACATTCCTCGACGGTGATCTTTCCACACGTAGAACCAGGATGAAAATTGTAAAGTGCAAGACCCAACTTTTCACAACGCTTCAGCTCCTCTACAAGAGTTTCGCGGCTTTTAGCAAGTGTCTCCTCCTCAGGGGAGCCACAGTTCATCAGATAAATGCCATGTGGTAGAATAGCACGTGCTGAGAAGCCACCCCGTTCACAAGCTTGTTTGAATAGCTCCGCTGCCTTATCTTCTAAAGGTTTACTCTTCCACTGTCGTTGAGACctcaaaaacaaaccaaacgCTTTAGCACCGATCTTCAGCGCTTCGGATACAGCGTTCTGTATACCTCCGCTAATCGAAACATGCGCTCCAACAAGCTTTCCTTGTAACATTGGTTGTTGTAGATTTCCGCTTGCAATAACCGTGCTGTTGTCTTGCTCGGTTTTCACTCGTTTCAGCTTCGgtttaattttctcttcaatGATTCCAGAGCAGTTCACCATACTCTCCTTGCATTCATTTTCGTCGCAATCACTCGTAGAGCTTGTCTCGCGATTTCGCTTGATGGATTTTTTATAAACACTATacttgtttgtcttttttcctcCTTTGGTTGACTTAGATCTTGCCTTTAGGCGAACTATTTGATTGGAGCTTTGTGAGCTAACTTCGCTTATAGTTTTAGCAGCCAAACGAACGCTTCgtctcattttcaaaagttcatGAACCATTCAAAGGTCCTTGGCTTCAGACAATTTCCGCCATTTATAAGTGCCAAATGTGAGGAGAA is a window of Acropora palmata chromosome 11, jaAcrPala1.3, whole genome shotgun sequence DNA encoding:
- the LOC141897473 gene encoding uncharacterized protein LOC141897473 isoform X2, giving the protein MTTAAKEAEEIFQGMKLFSRKLAENNVLTDENSLKRFKGRDHLSDNQSHQVLHRKAFTTKMSRSYVQQVSCVAWPRPRSNSFPFIKRWNPLPRVLEEDESLEEAPSSGKLPNVSQLAVQKVNWTGESLSQELLCKINSLRSTLVLADFTGIKLKNFRPRSNSFPLIKRLNPLPCVLEEEEIIGEEKSPKKAPYQRQSFDWNDNNKVSHELFNRINLLRATLSSVDSSSKAQGHCRLTKPVAGNPVGDKLPCKFQISPHRAETNSAERNAREQVHNISKVAQTQTSHVRKPDSTYISLISGFTHEALKQTHAQSKSVESELTLASELKRSKNCKKLKCIAFSPRKLFSCSPPRQDRNQQISHSAEYIPQMGC
- the LOC141897473 gene encoding putative endonuclease 4 isoform X1, with protein sequence MVHELLKMRRSVRLAAKTISEVSSQSSNQIVRLKARSKSTKGGKKTNKYSVYKKSIKRNRETSSTSDCDENECKESMVNCSGIIEEKIKPKLKRVKTEQDNSTVIASGNLQQPMLQGKLVGAHVSISGGIQNAVSEALKIGAKAFGLFLRSQRQWKSKPLEDKAAELFKQACERGGFSARAILPHGIYLMNCGSPEEETLAKSRETLVEELKRCEKLGLALYNFHPGSTCGKITVEECIDRIAQSINEAHLQTNHVVTVLENMSCQGNTVGGKFEELREIIDRVEDKSRVGVCIDTCHAFAAGYDISSDGGFDKMMQEFESVIGLKYLRAVHLNDSKGELGCHLDRHENIGKGKIGINAFRRLMMDPRFNGIPMILETPCEAENTYQKEVKLLYSFRDGKS